A single Xenopus laevis strain J_2021 chromosome 3S, Xenopus_laevis_v10.1, whole genome shotgun sequence DNA region contains:
- the tmem168.S gene encoding transmembrane protein 168 (The RefSeq protein has 1 substitution compared to this genomic sequence) has translation MCRSLRYCVSHCLYTAMTRLEEANREVNMYSSVRYLGYLAQLSLLVAICMGLYVRWDQTDDSFILVIFILGLVIFAIASILYYYFSMEAASLSLCNLWFGFLLGLLCFIDSSTFQHDLKEEATKYLLVSSIIIKTLSALVERICGCVRHRPTLLTSSEFLELVGFAIASTIMLMQKSLSIILLVAALAMIIIDLRMKSFLSIAILVVFASLTPELFFRSLDIPVNPYALSCFFFCIISNPFLDVYFSGLSVTERWKPYLYRGRFCRRFSVISIGLIELVFFVFAALKLGDLHLWYFVIPGFSIFGIFWLICHIIFLITLWGFNTKLNECHKVYSTHRPDNNSLDRVMASKGMRHFCLISERLVFFSLLATIILGAVSWQSSNGLFISIFLIVLPLESMAHGLFHELGNCLGGTSIGYAVVIPTNFCSPNGQPMLLPPEHVEELNLRSTGMLNSIQRFFASHMIETYGCDYSTSGLNFDTLHSKLKSFLDLRTSDGPRHDTYIIYYTGHSHSTGEWALAGGETLRFETLLEWWREKNGSFCSRLIIVLDTESSQPWVKEVRRVGDQYVAVQGAEMARVVDIEEADPPQLGDFTKEWVEYNCNPDNNINWTEKGRTVKAVYAVSKPWSDYTLHLPTGNDVTKHWMTYFPHITYPLVHLANWCGALNMFWLCKICYKCLKRLKMNWFLPAVLDTGQGFKLVKS, from the exons ATGTGCAGGTCACTTCGATATTGCGTTAGTCACTGTCTTTATACAGCAATGACAAGGCTAGAAGAAGCTAATAGGGAAGTTAACATGTATTCCTCAGTAAGATATTTGGGCTATTTGGCTCAATTGAGCTTGCTAGTGGCCATATGTATGGGCCTATATGTCAGATGGGATCAGACAGACGATTCCTTCATTCtagtaatatttattttgggcCTCGTCATCTTTGCAATTGCAAGTATTCTATACTATTATTTTTCAATGGAAGCAGCCAGTTTGAGTCTTTGCAATCTTTGGTTTGGATTTCTTCTTGGACTCCTCTGCTTTATTGACAGTTCAACATTTCAACATGATTTAAAAGAAGAAGCTACAAAATACTTGCTTGTTTCCTCCATAATTATCAAAACTTTGTCTGCTTTGGTGGAGAGAATTTGTGGTTGTGTTCGACACCGGCCAACTCTCTTGACCTCATCTGAATTTTTGGAACTGGTTGGTTTTGCAATTGCCAGCACCATTATGCTGATGCAAAAGTCTCTTAGCATTATCTTGCTAGTTGCAGCATTGGCCATGATCATAATTGACCTGCGCATGAAGTCCTTTCTGTCTATTGCAATCCTAGTTGTTTTTGCATCACTTACTCCAGAGTTATTTTTCAGATCTTTGGATATTCCTGTAAACCCATATGCCTTATCTTGCTTTTTCTTCTGTATAATAAGCAACCCATTTCTTGATGTATACTTTAGTGGACTCTCTGTCACGGAAAGATGGAAACCTTACTTGTACCGCGGACGATTTTGTAGAAGGTTTTCTGTTATTTCCATTGGATTGATTGaacttgtgttttttgtgtttgcaGCTTTAAAATTAGGTGACTTGCATCTCTGGTATTTTGTCATTCCTGGATTCTCCATCTTTGGGATATTTTGGCTGATCTGTCACATAATATTTTTGATTACCCTTTGGGGATTCAATACCAAACTTAATGAGTGTCACAAAGTATATTCTACTCACAGACCAGATAACAACAGCCTAGACAGAGTGATGGCTTCCAAAGGAATGCGCCATTTCTGCCTTATTTCAGAACGCTTGGTTTTTTTCAGTCTTCTGGCAACAATCATCCTGGGTGCTGTTTCCTGGCAG TCATCGAATGGACTCTTCATTAGTATATTTCTGATTGTATTACCACTGGAATCCATGGCACACGGTCTTTTCCATGAACTTGGCAATTGCTTGGGTGGAACAAGTATTGGCTATGCAGTTGTGATTCCTACGAATTTCTGCAG CCCTAATGGTCAGCCCATGCTTCTTCCACCAGAACATGTGGAAGAATTAAATTTACGGTCAACAGGAATGTTAAATTCTATCCAGAGATTTTTTGCCTCTCATATGATTGAAACGTATGGATGTGACTACTCTACAAGTGGACTTAATTTTGATACTCTACATTCAAAGCTGAAGTCATTTCTTGACTTAAGAACCTCTGATGGACCTAGACATGATACGTACATAATATACTACACTGGGCATTCACACAGCACTGGAGAGTGGGCATTAGCTG GTGGTGAAACGTTACGCTTTGAAACTCTTTTGGAATGGTGGCGCGAGAAGAACGGTTCTTTTTGTTCACGACTTATAATTGTATTGGACACAGAAAGTTCACAGCCTTGGGTTAAGGAAGTCCGCAGAGTCGGAGATCAGTATGTTGCTGTGCAAGGGGCGGAGATGGCAAGGGTTGTAGATATTGAAGAAGCAGATCCTCCTCAGCTAGGGGATTTTACTAAAGAATGGGTAGAGTACAATTGCAATCCCGACAACAATATCAATTGGACTGAAAAGGGCCGTACTGTAAAAGCAGTTTATGCAGTATCAAAGCCCTGGAGtgattatactttacatttaCCAACTGGCAACGATGTTACTAAACATTGGATGACCTATTTCCCCCGCATTACATACCCACTAGTTCATTTAGCTAACTGGTGTGGGGCTCTTAACATGTTTTGGCTTTGTAAAATTTGCTACAAGtgtttaaaaaggttaaaaatgaatTGGTTCCTTCCAGCTGTACTTGATACAGGACAAGGCTTTAAACTTGTCAAATCTTAG